GAGCGACTTCTTCCTGACTGGTACAAGGAAAAAGGTACTGTGGTTTTTCTGTTGAAGTTTTTCGTTCTTCAAGACGAAATTGTTTTTCTCTAACTTTTTTTCAAAGTTTGAGCATACTGAAGGTTATTTGATCAAAAAAGTTCATTTGAAcatcttttaaaaattaattaattgaagtAATGAAGTGAGCACTGAGCACAATTGGTTCTTTTAGTTTAGTTCTATAAGTATTGCCCAGAGTTGTGAAGTTTTTCTTGaactatcatttttttttttttaatgttttgtctAATATTTGCTTGAACTTTGTTGGACATTTTGCGATGGCTGCAGGAATTGAGTTGGTCCTGAGCACAGAAATTGTAAAAGCCGATATTTTTTCCAAGTCCCTCACAAGTGCTGCTGGagatattttcaaatttgacaTTTTGATCATTGCAACCGGTTCAACAGTAAGTTTTCTCTGCTCATTTAATTTCGTTGCATCTTTTTAACACATGTCTACTGAAAAAATGCTATTGCTTGTCATTATTTTAGGTCATTAGATTGACAGATTTTGGAGTTCAAGGAGCTGATGCACAGAACATCTTCTATCTCAGAGAAATTGATGATGCTGACAAGCTTGTAGAAGCAATTAAAGCAAAAAAGAATGGTACAGCTGTAGTTGTTGGTGGAGGTTATATTGGTCTGGAGCTTAGTGCTGCACTGAGAATCAACAATCTGGATGTCACCATGGTTTATCCAGAGCCCTGGTGCAGTAAGTCTATATGCTCAACTATTTCTCATTTTAGAATTTAGGTGCTGGAATTTTAATTTGAGATTCCATTTATGTGTAACGTAATCTATTTGGCAGTCGTTTGAACTTCGAAGTTTGATCTGACTCGATGGATGACTGATGAGTGGTGCTCTATCTTTTCTTTTGTGTAGTGCCTCGTCTTTTTACTGCTGATATAGCCAAGTTCTATGAGGGTTATTATGCTAACAAAggaatcaaaattataaaaggaACAGTAGCTACTGGATTCAGCTCCAACGATAAGGGAGAGGTAGGAATTCCTGGAGTCTCATATGGTGGTTTCTCCCTTGAGATttgcaaatcaaaaaaatatctcCGACTGATGATATTTTTTCTTGACGATTCAGGTGAAACAGGTGCAGCTAAAGGATGGTAGGGTGCTTGAAGCTGATATTGTGATTGTTGGTGTTGGTGGAAGGCCTCTCACTGCGTTGTTCAAGGGGCAAGTTCAAGAGGAGAAAGGAGGGATTAAGGTAGGTTTCGTTATACATATACTTGGGTTGATCAATGTGACCTTTTTAACCTATGATTCTTATATAGTTTATGCGTATGCATTCTGATTGACTTTCTTGATTGCAGACCGATGCATTCTTTAAAACTAATGTTGCTGATGTGTACGCTGTCGGTGATGTTGCCACCTTTCCAATGAAAATATATGGCGATATAAGAAGAGTTGAACATGTTGATCATGCCCGTAAATCTGCTGAGCAGGCTGTGAAGGTAATGATCATTATACCCTTCACAAAAAAATCCCCGAAGATAGATGTTGATGTTAACTAACACGTAATCCACCTCCTCCCTATCGCATCCCCTATCAATGGCCAATTCACAATTATACCGTATCAAGTATTTGTTCCTTATCCGACCATACATTATTGAGATTAAGggtttaaaattgttatttttaccGATCTCGGCTTTATCGGAGTAGGTTAGTAAGGCTAGCAAGGCCATCAAAGTTATTCAAtttacattaatcattgatttaacttaattaattctttttacagGCCATCAAGGCCAGCGAGGAAGGAAAGTCAATTGAAGAATATGATTATCTACCCTACTTCTATTCTAGATCATTTGATCTATCCTGGCAATTCTATGGCGATAATGTGGGAGAAACAGTTCTATTTGGAGACAACGACCCAACATCATCAACACACAAGTTTGGTACATACTGGATAAAAGATGGGAAAGTTGTAGGAGCATTCCTGGAGAGTGGAACTCCAGAGGAAAACAAGGCTATTGCTTCAGTTGCTAGAGTGCAGCCTGCAGTGGAGAGCACGGATCAGCTTTCAAAGGAAGGACTTGGCTTTGCCTCTAGGATCTGAAGGGCGTGCTACAAATAATTAAGCTCGATTGTTGTGATCGTATTCATATCGTTGCTAGGGAGATATTGTTTAGAATAACATTTCTTCTGCGATATTTACTCCCAGGAAATGATAAACTGTGAGATGTGCTGTTTAATAAGTTTTTGATTTACTTCATGTTTTCTAGTTTTTGGTTCAAATATACTTTGCCAGCTAGTTATTGATATTTGAGATTTGAGAATGAATACATTCTTATTTTACCCCCacaaaacaatataaatttatGAATGTATATGATTGTATTCTCTTTATTTTCCACAATTTTGTGCTTCTAGCCTCTAGGTTTCATAGCAAATCGTTGTCTTTTGGTATTCTGAACTATCAATCATAAATTCGTAATAGACTCAAATCAACGCCTCTTCTGAAAGACCGTCTTTATAAGAAACGGCTTTTCAAGCCcaataatttaaagaaaaagaaaaaaaaagcctaaaaactgACGCGCGTTTGAGCCTATTTAGAgctggtgttataacctattaaaattagtattataacttattaatttggtatttggagttggtgttatagtctattaaagttggtattacaACCTATTTGGATATACTaaatttaataggttataatatcaactttaataggttataataccaattttaataggttataagaCCAACTCCAAATAGAATTATACACCACGCgtttttttaatggttttttttcaCAGAAATAATAAGCCGACACATTTAAAATGCATTTCTTATAAAGACAGTGTCAGATAAAAATTAGTGAATTCAAATAGTTTGTTAGATCAACAAGTGAATCATAAGTTTACACACCCCTCGCCTACAGGCTACAGATTACAATCAAAATTAGAGGTTTACCATGAAGCGTTCATCTCGATGCGCGACCTCTCAACAGTTTTTCGGTTTTTACTGAAATTATTAATGGGACTGAAACCTCCATACTCTTATGCCGGTGAGACTATTTCTACACAAGAGTTTTCTGAATGAGATTtactaaataaataatgtatttGTTCGCAAAAGTTTGTCACAAGACATAGAGcaatattaaaattagtatCCATGCACAGtttgaaattcatttaaaaATGTAAACTGAAAAAACCATTTGTTATAGTAAGATATAACTTTTTTTGAAGGTAGGATATATATTCATATCAGAAAAAACAGGACATAAACAGGtcatttgaattttgaagtaTGCACaaggattaaaaataaaaaataagttaaatctTAAAAATGGTAACTTTCCATTCAATACAAACTATCGGATTGGCCTagtagataattttttttcttttaccttTATAATAGGAGTTTCCTTCTCACTCGTCATTGCCTAAATCAAGATCATTTTTCCCTTCCCTAGCTGCCCGTTGGAAATTCTCCTCactcaaaacaaaaaagtaCTTTGCTAATTGAGCTCAAACCAACTCAAATGAAATCATTGGTAATTCCATATAAAGTCAAAGTCAGCAAACCCAATATTCCGCATACGTCAGGGTCCGAGGAAGAGTAGGGTAGCGGGAAAATCATACCCATGTCTCCTCCAAGAAGAGGGCAAGGAGAAATGCGTGCATTCGGAATAGTAATTCcaaatgtaaatataaaattatactctAAGGATTAAGGATGGCAATTGCAAAAACTAGATTAAGAGAACGACAGAAGCTATCAAAAAAAGTCACCAGTAACAGAAACTTACATTACAGGATCCAAAAAGTAGAGAAATTCAACTTCTTTAGTTCTGTGTGTTTAACAAAAATGTCCACCGTCTCAACTAATATCAAACCCTAACTACGATTCTGGGTAAACAGATAGAAATAACAGCAAAATTCTGAATCCAGAAAATTTCGACTCCATAAAAGGTGTGCTTCTTAAACAATCAGTCAAATAGACTGAATCCCATGTCCTgcaaaaaatatagaaaaaatgtGTAAGCTCTACAAAACAGGTAAAATATGGGACACAAAGACAATACTTCGAAATGATGTCAATTTTAATAAGAAACAAGAAGTCATCGCACACCCATCTATTATCAAGCAAAATGACTGTCCTactaaaaatttgaataaagtACGAGAGAAAACAGTTGAGCATGTACGGTGACTATAGTTAAGCCAACATTTTACCCCATTGATACAGTGGATTTTAACATAGACAAGTGAGAAATGAACAAAATTAGGCAAATTCAATGTAATCGAGCCGAAAGATAGAAATATTACATCATCTGATTCCTCTTTCTCTTCTACTTTCTCCTCTTTCTTGGACTCAGCAGCAGCTGGAGCAGCTCCGGCACCGGCAGCAGCACCAGAAACAGCAACAGCAGCACCGCCACCAGCAGGAACAGAGGCTAACTTTTCCCGACCAGCAGCAATAAGCTCAGTAATATCCTTGCCACTAACTTGCGACATGAACAGCTCAATCATGTCATCATCAGCTTCGACACCAACTGCGCCACATTGGGAAACACCATGCTATCGTTACAGAtaatttaatttgatcagacaaTGTGGCCACACGGAATATACACACGGAAGCAGAGCGTCTATTAGAATTCAATTTCAAACTATTCTGTTCCTCCTTGTTTTACATCCATATATTCCTTAGTTATGTCAGAAGATGAATTAGATACTGGTAATCTAGATGAATTAGATAACCctaattaaaactttttaaaacaTTAGATCAGATAGAGTATAATATTTGCACTACATGATCTTACATAGACTTGTATTAGTTCATTTAACCAACCCCAGATGTCGGATCTAGGCTTTGGCATTGTAGTTGTAAGTAAATAAGTGAAATCAGAACTAAAGCTAGGCAAATTTAAGCTGCTTAAAATGAAACAATTGCATAGATCAAACCCCTCCAAAAACCAAATTCACATATCATGTCatcaattaaaacaaaacatgtATACAATTTTTTACACAATCCAAGAATATCATATAGTTGCATAGAATCAACAACAGATTACCAAATATAAAACGCTAGAACTGGAATTACAAACTGCAACAAACAAAGTACACAAAACCAGCAcatcaaacaaattcaaaaatcaGATTTTAACATTCCATAACAGATTAACAATACATCTATTATTTTAGCATTCCAAACACAAAACCCTACTCTTTACATACCCTAAAACATCGAAAGAAATTATCTTTAATCGTATAACAGGAAGATGAATGAAATAGAATGGGAAATAAACCTGAGTTGAAGATGGATTTGACATCGTCGGCTGATGGGTTGGCATTCCCACCCAAACAGGCAAGCAAGTAGGCAGCGACaaccttcattttcttcttcttcaacgaATTGGAGAGAAATAGGAAAACAAGAAAGTATCTTCAAAATTGTGAGCTTTTGCAAACCCTAACGGAGTGAAGAGGCGTACTTAATTGACGATTTTATAGTAAGTAGGGTTTGTCGTTCGTGTGTTGGGCTTTGTAACTTTATACAATTGGGCTTCCTTTTTGTTATTCCATGGGCTTTTCCATTCTTTTCTGCACGGTTTGACCATgagaaaaaaacaaattttcaaaCGAGATAGTTTtcaggaaaatttgaaaaaaataagatttatttaacaactttattccaaaaataagctttgtgaaaattttattcccaaaataagcgtccgtacattcaaacctaggcttggtgtaatgttgttgttactaacagcgaaattaaaaaaaaaaaattagtaaagtctcaagtcgctgttagtaacagcgactttaaggttgACTGATCAACttcttaatctcgtaggttggaatgaggaagtaattGAAATGACGAAGAAGAAACTTAAAATGTATTAAGAACAGCGACTTGAggctttactaatttttttttttaatttttttttaattcgctgttagtaacagcgacattacaccaagcctaggtttggatgtacggacgcttattttgggaataaagttttcactTGTTTTTggagttgttaaataatctaatttttttcaaaatttctagTTTTCAGCTActttcttgagagaccgtctatttgagaaacgtatttcaagcccagcccattaaagattaacttCTACtaatcgtattcttaatgcttacttatattatccttaatgcttattaaTTGcatccttaatgtttactttcAACATCGTGAATgactacttacatcattcttaatgcctacttacaatatttaaaaaaatatataataggccgGTCCAATtggagatggtctctcaaagaaaccAATTCTATTGAATTGGCGCAATGTATATTTACAGTCTTAAATAAGTCATTTATAAAGTAATCactcataattttaaaataacacctgaattcttaaaatgatcacttatgatttaaaataatagtgtaTAATCTTatagtgatcaattagagaaataggGCGATTATATTATTCCGTCTCATGGCGAAATGGTCTCAGACTTGCCGCTTGATTATACTAGAAgtccaattaaattaaatagaatattcattttgattattatttaagTATTCAGAAAGTCTTGTAAATGAACGTCTCACCATTTGATAACTCTTACACTATTTCCCTAATTgattcctttacaattgtaagttaTATTTGATTACTTTAGgactataaaaataattaaccacaagtaatcattttaaggttataattgatcattttagaATTACAATAGAATTATTTAACCTAATTTAAGATTATCTCATTATAAGACCATCATACATAAAAATTTATgtgataatattaacaataataatatattaatatatttttattatttacaattataataatttaaaaaatagttggtacttatgagtattatttgaaagtttttataaactttaaataagggataaaaaaaaacaattataacATTATCATGTCTAGTATATTCAACTTATAAAAGTTGTGATTAGAGTttgagaaatgaaaaaaaaacaatagacTATACGTAGATTACCACAGAAGTCTCGACAATAAAAACAATCTTTTAATGAAACATGCTTGAAATCAAACTTTTGAATAGAAGACAAAACTATGTACTTCATTCATTACCAAGATcaatttttgaattagttttaaaaaaaggatcaattttAGAATTAATGAAATATTAGACATCTATTGCAAGAAAGGGAACTAAAAGTAAAGTACATTGCAATTCAATGGtcaaccaccaccaccaccacccccCACTTTCAACTTTATGTTTGAACAATAAAGAACTAAAGTTCAACCACATTAACATCAATTTTGAGGAAGATCTGCACCCAAACATGCTTAGGCCACATCTCGAGccatttgattaaaaatcctaatatcaAATTATGTAACTTACAGCACAACAAAATAATCATTGAGTTGATTATATACGCATGTAAAGATGTAAGCTTATGAATTCAGTTTCACTTAATCCTTTTCGTTGCAAGAACCTGTCTTTTTGAGGATCTTTTCAGAGCCGAGTGCTTCTTTAgccgcatctttctttatgggTATAGGTTGCCGCCTTTTTTCCCTTTCCAAACCCTGATCATAATTTTCTATAAGCGGAATAtattgggtaggatgatgatgatatacgCATGTAATGATGAACAAACATGGGATACAACCATTTGTTtcattaataaaatactattgtatTGTAATGCTTAAACAAACATCCCCCTACCAACAACCGTGTAAGGTAATAGATGCATGATCTAGAAAATCTGTAACACAATGATGGAATCTtttgtataaaaaataaatatgtcaCATAAACTTTTCcctaaaaaatccaaaaaagaaTGTGTGCATCACCTTTTCTAATTAGTTGCCCAATTTAACCCGCTTTGGCCAAAACCTGCAAACTTATACTGCAAGGGCAAAATTAAGGTAAGATAACACAGCAGCAAGTTATGGTCGGCCTACACGGGACAATAATGCTCAGTTCAGTTTCAATGATGCGAAATCCATTGCGAGTTTGATGGCCTCCTCGACGTTTGATGCATCTGTGCCCTGAAGTGGAAAGTCACCAATTCATATCAATTTAGTTCTCATGTAAAGATGTTTTATAATCGAATCCATATAAAAAGACAAGAGTATTCATGTACATTCTGCTGAGATTAAAAAGCAATTCACTAAGGTTTTAGTCTTTTACATGCTTCAaaactcaaaaacaaaaaacaaaaaaaaaaaataaaattcattattCCAAATATTCCCAAAGTTATAGTGACTCACCTAGGCGAAAGTTGAGGGTTAGATCATGTACACAACCTTACCGATTGACACTTAATATCATACTACATTGTATGTCACTTCACATATATAAAAGTGTACGTGATTTAAAGAGTCATTAATGGTTAAAAAAATGTAACCAGTACATTTTTCCTAATTGTGTTCCTTAAACTAGATCAAATGAAGCAACATGCCCATGTCAAGAATGATCAtctcataatcatcatcatcatcccaataTCCCGCTCGAAAATAAGGTCTGGATGAGGGAAGATGACGGACAATCTATACACGCACTCCCTTCTACGAGAGGACTAGAGGAATGTGGTCAATTTTACTCCTAAAAAGTAAAAGCCTTGCATAAAGAGAAATTTGAATGATCATCTCACATGACTAAAATGTTTTTCCTAATCTAAGATCAGGATTAGTATTTAAAAATGCTATCAGCAAGTGCTAGGTTGTGGCCAGGTCTCGGGTAGACTGTAGAGCAATCCCATTTAGATAGCCAATAATAGGAAGGTCAAATGTGCCCCCATCTACGATCATTTTTGACGTCAAACTACAAAACAAACCCTTCTATATTGTAATTGCTACAAAAATTTCAAGTCTTTACTATAACGGGAAATCCCAAACAGACGAAATAAAACTATGTAATAGATGCACAGATAAGCAATCAT
The sequence above is drawn from the Amaranthus tricolor cultivar Red isolate AtriRed21 chromosome 5, ASM2621246v1, whole genome shotgun sequence genome and encodes:
- the LOC130812768 gene encoding monodehydroascorbate reductase, seedling isozyme-like isoform X1 gives rise to the protein MAEKHFKYVILGGGVSAGYAAREFVKQGLQPGELAIISKEAVAPYERPALSKAYLFPEGTARLPGFHTCVGSGGERLLPDWYKEKGIELVLSTEIVKADIFSKSLTSAAGDIFKFDILIIATGSTVIRLTDFGVQGADAQNIFYLREIDDADKLVEAIKAKKNGTAVVVGGGYIGLELSAALRINNLDVTMVYPEPWCMPRLFTADIAKFYEGYYANKGIKIIKGTVATGFSSNDKGEVKQVQLKDGRVLEADIVIVGVGGRPLTALFKGQVQEEKGGIKTDAFFKTNVADVYAVGDVATFPMKIYGDIRRVEHVDHARKSAEQAVKAIKASEEGKSIEEYDYLPYFYSRSFDLSWQFYGDNVGETVLFGDNDPTSSTHKFGTYWIKDGKVVGAFLESGTPEENKAIASVARVQPAVESTDQLSKEGLGFASRI
- the LOC130812768 gene encoding monodehydroascorbate reductase, seedling isozyme-like isoform X2, whose translation is MLVAPYERPALSKAYLFPEGTARLPGFHTCVGSGGERLLPDWYKEKGIELVLSTEIVKADIFSKSLTSAAGDIFKFDILIIATGSTVIRLTDFGVQGADAQNIFYLREIDDADKLVEAIKAKKNGTAVVVGGGYIGLELSAALRINNLDVTMVYPEPWCMPRLFTADIAKFYEGYYANKGIKIIKGTVATGFSSNDKGEVKQVQLKDGRVLEADIVIVGVGGRPLTALFKGQVQEEKGGIKTDAFFKTNVADVYAVGDVATFPMKIYGDIRRVEHVDHARKSAEQAVKAIKASEEGKSIEEYDYLPYFYSRSFDLSWQFYGDNVGETVLFGDNDPTSSTHKFGTYWIKDGKVVGAFLESGTPEENKAIASVARVQPAVESTDQLSKEGLGFASRI
- the LOC130812769 gene encoding 60S acidic ribosomal protein P2A-like, whose product is MKVVAAYLLACLGGNANPSADDVKSIFNSVGVEADDDMIELFMSQVSGKDITELIAAGREKLASVPAGGGAAVAVSGAAAGAGAAPAAAESKKEEKVEEKEESDDDMGFSLFD